A window of Halococcus agarilyticus contains these coding sequences:
- a CDS encoding archaea-specific SMC-related protein, with protein MTWHLDIENIAGIRHGTATLEPGLDAIRGTNWGGKSSFIRALETALGVASPLTEGADRGHVELDADGESVAVDLVRDGRTVRREGTPYLTGEYDRKRARLFACLDERNPVRRAVDAGENLEGVLLQPLAIQNIDEEIGSLKHEREQVEGEIARANEAADRIPSVRDEIEGLEAEIEDANERMSQLSTDDDGSDERDRLSGLRAERDQVASRIDRFENTVERTEATLADKQEELEALTVPEESSVEDDLADAREELQSVKNDLDLLQSLYSANQRVLEEDRLGLVTDVDHQLTDDTVACWVCDSETSRGEMDARVDALGERATELRSEIETHRDTVDRLEARAEEFDQTRRRERDLEEAIADHESTVADRRDRLAELRTRRDELDDEIEELSAEVSATTDELTDLESEVKYREMELEEYRDELATLETRADRADDLEAERERLSTEIADLRNRKAAVKRRTREAFDDAIGEIVPRFETGFETARLTPNFDLVVARNGREAQLSALSEGERELLGLVAALAGHAAFEVGDTVPCLLVDGVSSLADENLHTLVEYLRDRTTYIVFTVHPEYTAFEGNEITIDDWTVVSDERSATAPQ; from the coding sequence ATGACGTGGCACCTCGATATCGAGAACATCGCCGGCATCCGTCACGGGACGGCGACGCTCGAACCGGGCCTCGACGCGATCCGCGGCACGAACTGGGGGGGCAAATCGAGCTTCATCCGGGCGCTCGAAACCGCACTCGGGGTGGCGTCGCCGCTGACTGAGGGAGCGGACCGCGGCCACGTGGAACTCGACGCCGACGGCGAATCGGTCGCGGTCGATCTCGTCCGCGACGGACGGACCGTCCGGCGGGAGGGGACGCCGTACCTCACCGGCGAGTACGACCGCAAGCGCGCGCGGCTGTTCGCCTGCCTCGACGAGCGCAACCCGGTCCGCCGGGCGGTCGACGCCGGCGAGAACTTAGAGGGCGTCCTGCTCCAGCCTCTCGCCATCCAGAACATCGACGAGGAGATCGGGAGCCTGAAACACGAACGCGAGCAGGTCGAGGGGGAGATCGCCCGGGCGAACGAGGCCGCGGATCGGATCCCGTCCGTCCGCGACGAGATCGAGGGGCTCGAAGCCGAGATCGAGGACGCGAACGAGCGGATGAGCCAGCTCTCGACCGACGACGATGGCTCGGACGAGCGCGACCGGCTGAGCGGGCTCCGCGCCGAACGCGATCAGGTCGCCTCGCGGATCGACCGCTTCGAGAACACCGTCGAACGCACCGAGGCGACCCTTGCGGACAAGCAGGAAGAACTCGAAGCGCTCACGGTGCCCGAGGAGTCGTCGGTCGAGGACGACCTCGCCGACGCGCGCGAGGAGCTCCAGTCGGTGAAGAACGACCTCGACCTCCTCCAGTCGCTCTACTCGGCCAACCAACGCGTGCTCGAAGAGGATCGCCTCGGCCTCGTCACCGACGTCGATCACCAGCTCACCGACGACACGGTGGCGTGCTGGGTCTGTGACAGCGAGACGTCGCGCGGCGAGATGGATGCGCGAGTCGACGCACTCGGCGAGCGCGCCACGGAGCTCCGCTCCGAGATCGAGACCCATCGGGACACCGTCGACCGGCTCGAAGCCCGCGCCGAGGAGTTCGACCAGACCAGGCGACGCGAGCGCGACCTGGAGGAGGCGATCGCGGACCACGAGTCGACCGTCGCCGACCGCCGTGATCGGCTCGCGGAGCTTCGGACGCGGCGCGACGAGCTCGACGACGAGATCGAGGAACTCTCGGCCGAAGTTTCGGCGACCACCGACGAGCTCACCGACCTCGAAAGCGAGGTCAAGTACCGCGAGATGGAGCTCGAGGAGTACCGCGACGAGCTGGCGACGCTCGAAACGCGCGCCGACCGCGCCGACGACCTCGAAGCCGAACGCGAGCGCCTTTCGACCGAGATCGCGGACCTCCGCAACCGGAAGGCCGCGGTGAAACGCCGCACGCGCGAGGCGTTCGACGACGCGATCGGCGAGATCGTCCCCCGGTTCGAGACCGGGTTCGAGACCGCCCGCCTCACGCCGAACTTCGACCTCGTGGTCGCCAGGAACGGCCGGGAAGCACAGTTGAGCGCGCTGAGCGAGGGCGAGCGCGAACTCCTCGGGCTCGTCGCCGCGCTCGCGGGCCACGCCGCCTTCGAGGTCGGCGACACCGTCCCCTGCCTCCTCGTCGACGGCGTGAGCAGCCTCGCGGACGAGAACCTCCACACCCTCGTGGAGTACCTCCGCGATCGGACGACGTACATCGTCTTCACCGTCCACCCGGAGTACACGGCGTTCGAGGGCAACGAGATCACGATCGACGACTGGACCGTCGTCTCGGACGAGCGGTCGGCCACGGCACCGCAGTAA
- a CDS encoding Rid family detoxifying hydrolase, with protein MKRIISTEDAPAAVGAYSQATTNDDLVFTAGQIPFTPEGESLADESVATQTKRALANVEAVLAEDGLDMGDVLKTTILLDDIDDFDEMNETYGEFFDDEPPARSAFEVANLPKGVGVEIEAIATQ; from the coding sequence GTGAAGCGCATCATCAGCACCGAGGACGCACCGGCAGCGGTCGGCGCGTACAGCCAGGCAACCACGAACGACGACCTCGTCTTCACCGCGGGCCAGATCCCGTTCACGCCCGAGGGGGAGTCGCTCGCCGACGAGTCCGTCGCGACCCAGACCAAGCGGGCACTCGCGAACGTCGAGGCGGTCCTTGCCGAGGACGGGCTCGACATGGGCGACGTGCTCAAGACGACGATCCTTCTCGACGACATCGACGACTTCGACGAGATGAACGAGACCTACGGGGAGTTCTTCGACGACGAGCCGCCCGCGAGGAGCGCCTTCGAGGTGGCGAACCTCCCGAAGGGAGTCGGCGTCGAAATCGAAGCCATCGCCACACAGTAA
- the cofH gene encoding 7,8-didemethyl-8-hydroxy-5-deazariboflavin synthase subunit CofH, which produces MADSARSAVPEDADAFEFDHVPETDQAFENALAKARDGERLSVEDGVALITTGSDVAGIDPDRKERVLEAADRRRADVVGEEVTFVANLNNNVTTACNTGCLFCNFKDTAANFETGSDVDHAGFTKTLDESREVVRDAVERGVSEVTSVSGLHPGLALDDEHHEILESFDSPASDVNYKPPDRYETPPGTYVEQMRAMSVGDVHLHSMTPEEAYHAIRGTDRSYETVYRRLADAGLDSAPGTAAEILVDEVRDVICPGKIGTEEWVAAMEGAVAAGLPVTATMMYGHVENERHRVLHLDRIRRLQDRTGAITEFVPLSFIHQQTPLYERGIVSGGASDAEDELLIAVSRLFLDNIDHIQSSWVKFGDEKGLKLLNCGADDFMGTILSEEITKRAGGGYGEFRSFADYVEMISAIGRVPVERSMDYEERRRIDPDADRIGPVLGPRADGTPLLS; this is translated from the coding sequence ATGGCAGACTCCGCCCGCAGCGCCGTCCCGGAGGACGCGGACGCGTTCGAGTTCGACCACGTGCCCGAGACCGATCAGGCGTTCGAGAACGCGCTCGCGAAGGCACGCGACGGCGAGCGCCTCTCTGTCGAGGACGGTGTGGCGCTCATCACGACGGGCTCCGACGTCGCGGGGATCGACCCCGACCGGAAGGAGCGGGTGCTGGAGGCCGCCGACCGTCGCCGGGCCGACGTCGTCGGCGAGGAGGTCACGTTCGTGGCGAACCTGAACAACAACGTCACCACGGCGTGCAACACCGGCTGTCTGTTCTGTAACTTCAAGGACACCGCCGCGAACTTCGAGACCGGCTCGGACGTCGATCACGCCGGCTTCACGAAGACGCTCGACGAGTCGCGCGAGGTCGTCCGCGACGCGGTCGAACGGGGGGTCTCCGAGGTCACGTCCGTCTCGGGGCTCCATCCAGGGCTCGCGCTCGACGACGAACACCACGAGATCCTCGAGTCGTTCGACAGCCCGGCGAGCGACGTGAACTACAAACCACCCGACAGGTATGAGACGCCGCCAGGCACCTACGTCGAGCAGATGCGGGCGATGTCGGTCGGGGACGTCCACCTCCACTCGATGACGCCCGAGGAGGCCTACCACGCGATTCGTGGCACCGACCGGAGCTACGAAACTGTCTACCGCCGACTCGCAGACGCCGGCCTCGACTCGGCTCCCGGGACGGCCGCCGAGATCCTCGTCGACGAGGTGCGCGACGTCATCTGTCCCGGCAAGATCGGTACTGAAGAATGGGTCGCGGCGATGGAGGGCGCGGTCGCGGCGGGGCTGCCCGTCACGGCGACGATGATGTACGGCCACGTCGAGAACGAGCGCCACCGTGTGCTGCATCTCGACCGCATCCGACGGCTCCAGGACCGCACCGGCGCGATCACGGAGTTCGTGCCCCTCTCGTTCATCCACCAGCAGACGCCGCTGTACGAGCGTGGGATCGTCTCGGGCGGCGCGAGTGACGCCGAGGACGAACTCCTGATCGCCGTCTCGCGCCTGTTCCTCGACAACATTGATCACATCCAGTCGAGCTGGGTGAAGTTCGGCGACGAGAAGGGGCTGAAACTCCTGAACTGCGGCGCGGACGACTTCATGGGGACGATCCTCTCCGAGGAGATCACGAAGCGCGCCGGCGGGGGCTACGGCGAGTTCCGGTCGTTCGCCGACTACGTCGAGATGATCTCGGCCATCGGCCGAGTGCCGGTCGAGCGCTCGATGGATTATGAAGAACGCCGACGGATCGATCCCGACGCCGATCGGATCGGCCCAGTTCTGGGGCCGCGCGCCGACGGGACGCCGCTGCTCTCCTGA
- a CDS encoding MFS transporter, translating into MLASTLIVDHYDDSRRSTTIEIDGGALATIRWEAPFLFFGVAVLVGCYALFVLDEPAIDGRQSIRTHFRRMREVLSYPRAVAAHATMFAHFFVFYGVLTAMPFVLGDAYGLTSGWISLFLAALATDSAAVNTQYGRLAGRYDPPVLVAIGFAWYGVSLLGFALQPSLPVVVVCLLGFGVGVGLITPSLDSTVIGLVPGRLRAGMMSVRTSMLRLGQTVGPVAFTTVVALSVGNGGAGYSGGARHLWRRDPARKRCRAARPRLNGAATLC; encoded by the coding sequence GTGCTCGCGAGCACGCTGATCGTCGACCACTACGACGACTCGCGCCGCAGTACCACCATCGAGATCGACGGCGGCGCGCTCGCGACGATCCGGTGGGAGGCCCCGTTCCTGTTCTTCGGCGTCGCCGTTCTCGTGGGTTGCTACGCGCTGTTCGTCCTCGACGAGCCGGCGATCGACGGGCGACAGTCGATCCGGACCCACTTCCGGCGGATGCGCGAGGTGCTGTCGTACCCGCGCGCCGTCGCGGCCCACGCCACCATGTTCGCCCACTTCTTCGTGTTCTACGGCGTGCTGACCGCGATGCCGTTCGTGCTGGGCGACGCCTACGGCCTGACGAGCGGGTGGATCAGCCTGTTCCTCGCCGCGCTCGCGACCGACAGCGCGGCGGTCAACACCCAGTACGGTCGGCTCGCCGGGCGCTACGATCCACCAGTCTTGGTCGCGATCGGGTTCGCGTGGTACGGCGTCTCGCTGCTCGGGTTCGCACTCCAGCCGTCGCTCCCGGTCGTGGTCGTCTGTCTCCTCGGGTTCGGCGTGGGCGTCGGGCTCATCACGCCCTCGCTCGACAGCACCGTGATCGGCCTCGTGCCTGGCCGGCTCCGTGCGGGCATGATGAGCGTCCGAACCAGCATGCTCCGGCTCGGGCAGACCGTCGGCCCGGTCGCGTTCACGACGGTCGTCGCACTGTCGGTCGGCAACGGCGGGGCCGGGTATTCCGGTGGTGCTCGGCACCTGTGGCGGCGTGATCCTGCTCGGAAGCGGTGTCGTGCTGCTCGGCCACGGCTGAACGGGGCGGCCACGCTGTGTTAA
- the rdfA gene encoding rod-determining factor RdfA, translating to MSTASSCKVERNAERYELTAPSTHDSVDDYLLSRWLGQDERAAEGYRSLTEWFNKRLLRASYDAHGRETLATQLDADHAILTGDDDLERGELLDVLAATGIDGEALRDDMISWGTMRNHLNDCLGGEKAAPEARTDWERESVRIARDRTADRVREALGALASKGDLADGESSTVEVQVQLTCGECPRRVPLDTALDRGYVCAEHHHDRVASGGTR from the coding sequence ATGAGTACAGCATCGTCCTGCAAGGTCGAGCGCAACGCCGAGCGCTACGAACTCACCGCCCCGTCGACCCACGACTCCGTCGACGACTATCTACTCTCCCGGTGGCTGGGGCAGGACGAGCGGGCCGCGGAGGGGTATCGATCGCTGACGGAGTGGTTCAACAAGCGACTGCTCCGGGCCAGCTACGACGCCCACGGCCGGGAGACGCTCGCGACCCAGCTCGACGCGGATCACGCGATCCTGACCGGCGACGACGACCTCGAACGCGGGGAGCTGCTCGACGTCCTCGCCGCGACGGGCATCGACGGCGAGGCGCTCCGCGACGACATGATCTCGTGGGGGACGATGCGCAACCACCTCAACGACTGTCTCGGTGGCGAGAAGGCGGCTCCCGAAGCCCGGACCGACTGGGAGCGCGAGAGCGTGCGGATCGCCCGCGATCGGACGGCGGATCGGGTTCGCGAGGCGCTCGGGGCGCTCGCGTCGAAGGGCGACCTCGCTGACGGCGAGTCCTCCACGGTCGAGGTCCAGGTCCAGCTGACCTGCGGGGAGTGTCCGCGCCGCGTGCCACTCGACACGGCACTCGACCGGGGGTACGTCTGCGCCGAGCACCACCACGATCGCGTGGCGAGCGGGGGCACACGATGA
- a CDS encoding NCS2 family permease — translation MTDGTGSASGGSDGGGGANDSVFARFFGFAEHGTDLRTEVLAGITTFLTMSYIVVVNPSIMTDQPGDDGFQDGIAIQGYSPDEVEQMLAVVTILAAAVAIFVMAFYANRPFGQAPGLGLNAFFAFTVVGALGIPWETALAAVVTEGVLFVLLTAVGAREYVIRLFPEPVKFSVGTGIGLFLAIIGLQEMGVVVDDPATLVTLGSVASDPAALLAVLGFFLTIVLYARGIRGSIVFGVVLTTVVGYLATTAGFAEPGVLFPESLPSPQYDITPLVGAFVEGFGNVDAFAFSLVVFTFFFVDFFDTAGTLVGVGQAGGFLDEDGDLPDIDKPLMADAIGTTVGGVLGTSTVTTYVESATGVEEGGRTGMTALVVGLLFLLALIVVPLAAAIPLYASHIALVVVALLMLRNVVEIQWDDIAHAIPAGLTILVMPLTYSIAYGIAAGIIAYPLVKTAVGELDDISVGQWLLAGAFVVYFFVRTSGTLQGAV, via the coding sequence ATGACGGACGGTACTGGATCGGCGTCGGGGGGTAGCGACGGGGGCGGCGGGGCGAACGATTCGGTGTTCGCGCGGTTCTTCGGGTTCGCCGAACACGGCACCGACCTCAGGACCGAGGTGCTTGCGGGGATCACGACCTTCCTCACGATGTCGTACATCGTGGTCGTGAACCCCTCGATCATGACGGACCAGCCCGGCGACGACGGGTTCCAGGACGGGATCGCGATCCAGGGCTACTCCCCGGACGAGGTCGAGCAGATGCTCGCGGTCGTCACGATCCTCGCGGCGGCGGTCGCGATCTTCGTGATGGCCTTCTACGCGAACCGGCCGTTCGGCCAGGCACCGGGGCTCGGGCTCAACGCCTTCTTCGCCTTCACGGTGGTCGGCGCGCTCGGCATCCCGTGGGAGACGGCGCTCGCGGCGGTGGTCACCGAGGGCGTCCTCTTCGTCCTCTTGACCGCGGTCGGCGCGCGCGAGTACGTCATCAGACTGTTCCCCGAACCGGTGAAGTTCTCGGTCGGCACCGGGATCGGCCTCTTCCTCGCGATCATCGGGCTCCAGGAGATGGGCGTGGTCGTCGACGACCCCGCGACGCTCGTGACGCTCGGCAGCGTCGCGTCGGACCCCGCCGCACTCCTCGCGGTGCTCGGCTTCTTCCTGACCATCGTGCTCTACGCCCGTGGGATCCGCGGCTCGATCGTCTTCGGGGTCGTCCTCACCACCGTCGTCGGCTACCTCGCCACTACCGCTGGATTCGCCGAGCCGGGTGTGCTCTTCCCCGAGTCGCTGCCGAGCCCCCAGTACGACATCACGCCGCTCGTGGGTGCGTTCGTCGAGGGCTTCGGGAACGTCGACGCGTTCGCGTTCTCGCTCGTGGTGTTCACGTTCTTCTTCGTCGACTTCTTCGACACGGCGGGCACGCTGGTTGGCGTCGGTCAGGCCGGCGGCTTCCTCGACGAGGACGGCGACCTGCCCGACATCGACAAGCCGCTGATGGCCGACGCGATCGGCACCACCGTCGGCGGTGTTCTGGGCACGTCGACGGTCACGACCTACGTCGAGTCGGCGACCGGCGTCGAGGAGGGCGGCCGGACCGGGATGACGGCGCTCGTGGTCGGCCTCCTCTTCCTCCTGGCGCTGATCGTCGTCCCGCTCGCGGCCGCGATCCCCCTCTACGCCTCCCACATCGCGCTGGTGGTGGTCGCGCTCCTGATGCTCCGGAACGTGGTCGAGATCCAGTGGGACGACATCGCCCACGCGATCCCCGCGGGGCTCACGATCCTCGTGATGCCGCTGACGTACTCGATCGCGTACGGGATCGCGGCGGGGATCATCGCGTACCCGCTCGTGAAGACCGCGGTCGGCGAACTCGACGACATCAGTGTGGGCCAGTGGCTGCTCGCGGGTGCGTTCGTGGTCTACTTCTTCGTGCGCACGAGCGGTACGCTCCAGGGCGCGGTGTAG
- the npdG gene encoding NADPH-dependent F420 reductase: MRVALLGGTGDIGEGMALRWARDTDHEIVIGSRNAERGESRAADYRDRLADRGVDTDVSGTDNASAAAGSRVVVASVPPAYAADTIEAVCDDLADEAIVVSPAVAMARDGTGFHYDTPDAGSVAEAVAAAAPEGTPVVSAFQNLAAGALTDLDRELDLDVVVSGDDADAKGVVVGLAEEIDGLRALDAGALANSAEIESITPLLINLAMNNDGLHDLGVRFQ, encoded by the coding sequence ATGCGAGTCGCACTACTCGGCGGTACCGGCGACATCGGCGAAGGAATGGCGCTTCGATGGGCACGCGACACCGACCACGAGATCGTGATCGGCTCCCGGAACGCCGAGAGGGGCGAGTCCCGCGCAGCGGACTACCGCGATCGCCTGGCCGATCGCGGCGTCGATACCGACGTTTCGGGAACCGACAACGCGAGCGCCGCCGCGGGGAGTCGGGTCGTCGTGGCGAGCGTTCCACCGGCGTACGCCGCCGACACGATCGAGGCCGTGTGCGACGACCTCGCGGACGAGGCGATCGTCGTCAGCCCCGCGGTGGCGATGGCGCGCGACGGGACCGGCTTTCACTACGACACGCCGGACGCTGGCAGCGTCGCGGAGGCGGTCGCGGCCGCCGCCCCCGAGGGAACCCCGGTCGTGAGCGCGTTCCAGAACCTCGCGGCCGGCGCGCTCACCGATCTCGACCGCGAGCTCGATCTCGATGTCGTGGTCTCTGGCGACGACGCCGACGCGAAGGGTGTCGTCGTGGGGCTCGCGGAGGAGATCGACGGGCTGCGTGCGCTCGACGCCGGCGCGCTCGCGAACAGCGCCGAGATCGAGAGCATCACGCCGCTGCTGATCAACCTCGCGATGAACAACGACGGGCTGCACGACCTCGGCGTCCGGTTCCAGTAG
- a CDS encoding nucleotidyltransferase family protein, translated as MTDDTNEPDDTESGVHSSAIDLPTVTTDDLADTSMPSERIGCIVLAAGTSSRFGDENKLLAGIEGGALVRRAVASALATVDEVVVVVGHEASAVREALSGLDVGFVTNEDYERGQSTSVRAGVTAARERDWDAAVFALGDMPHVDPDSIERLLKAYAADHGSILAASYDRKRGNPTLFDATHFDALAAIEGDTGGRELIVGSDDAALVATDDPGTVRDVDRRDDVDRLG; from the coding sequence ATGACCGACGATACGAACGAACCTGACGATACCGAGAGCGGCGTGCACAGCTCGGCCATCGACCTACCGACCGTGACGACGGACGACCTCGCGGATACGTCGATGCCCTCCGAACGAATCGGCTGTATCGTGCTCGCTGCGGGCACGAGCAGCCGATTCGGGGACGAGAACAAGCTCCTCGCCGGGATCGAGGGCGGGGCCCTGGTGCGGCGCGCAGTAGCGTCGGCGCTCGCGACCGTCGACGAGGTCGTGGTCGTGGTCGGCCACGAGGCGAGCGCGGTCCGCGAGGCGCTCTCGGGGCTCGACGTCGGGTTCGTGACGAACGAGGACTACGAGCGGGGCCAGAGTACGTCGGTCCGTGCGGGCGTGACGGCCGCGCGCGAGCGGGACTGGGACGCAGCGGTCTTCGCGCTCGGGGACATGCCGCACGTCGATCCCGACTCGATCGAGCGACTGCTGAAAGCGTACGCGGCCGACCACGGGTCGATCCTCGCAGCGTCGTACGACCGAAAGCGCGGCAACCCCACCCTGTTCGACGCGACTCACTTCGACGCGCTCGCGGCGATCGAGGGCGACACCGGTGGTCGGGAGTTGATCGTCGGCAGCGACGACGCGGCCCTCGTCGCAACCGACGATCCGGGGACCGTCCGCGACGTCGATCGGCGCGACGACGTCGATCGGCTCGGGTGA
- a CDS encoding acetolactate synthase large subunit: MQTAADLLVECLEVEGTDHVFGLPGEELEELLFSLRDSSIEFIPVRHEQGAAFMADVHGRLTGEAGVCLGTLGPGATNLMTGVADAQLDKSPVVSITGQGGLERLHKESHQKLDIVDMFEPITKWNAQLSDPEIVHESVRKAFKVAEHEKPGATHLEFPEDVAGTETDVAPLERRSKIRRPSPDETAVERAVELLGDADRPIVLAGNGAIRTRASERLRSFVDETDIPVVGTYMGKGAVSDADDHSLFSLQYEAESGGGTRIADAIRKADAVLAVGYDIAEHDPANWNPASDKRIVHLDFEPAEVYEHYNPTVEIVCDVSAGLRAIQGHDEPIGTDPEWYAGIREDVVADKFDRPDGDDAFTVRRSLPLLRDAMADEDVLLSDTGSHKMAIAQDYPTYEPNTCIISNGLATMGIAVPGAVAADLAIDGNVVAATGDGGFLMNAAEIETATRLDCSFTILLYNDDDYGLISEKQAEHRGESTGTRLTNPDFVTFAESFGIEGYRPETWDELDAVLDRVVPADEIALVEVPVE; encoded by the coding sequence ATGCAAACCGCAGCCGACCTCCTCGTCGAGTGTCTCGAAGTCGAAGGGACCGATCACGTCTTCGGCCTGCCCGGAGAGGAGCTGGAGGAGCTCCTCTTCTCGCTCCGGGACTCGTCGATCGAGTTCATCCCCGTCCGCCACGAGCAGGGCGCGGCGTTCATGGCCGACGTCCACGGTCGACTCACCGGCGAGGCGGGCGTCTGTCTCGGGACGCTCGGACCGGGTGCGACCAACCTCATGACGGGCGTCGCCGACGCCCAGCTCGACAAGAGCCCCGTGGTGTCGATCACCGGTCAGGGTGGGCTCGAACGCCTCCACAAGGAGAGCCATCAGAAGCTCGACATCGTCGACATGTTCGAACCGATCACGAAGTGGAACGCCCAGCTCTCGGACCCCGAGATCGTCCACGAGTCGGTCCGCAAGGCGTTCAAGGTCGCCGAACACGAGAAGCCCGGCGCGACTCACCTCGAATTCCCCGAGGACGTCGCGGGAACCGAAACCGACGTCGCACCCCTCGAACGCCGGAGCAAGATCCGACGGCCGAGCCCCGACGAGACGGCAGTCGAGCGCGCCGTCGAGCTGCTGGGCGACGCCGACCGGCCGATCGTGCTCGCGGGCAACGGGGCGATCCGGACCCGCGCGTCCGAACGCCTCCGGTCGTTCGTCGACGAAACCGACATCCCCGTCGTCGGCACCTACATGGGGAAGGGAGCCGTCTCGGACGCCGACGATCACTCGCTGTTTTCGCTCCAGTACGAAGCCGAGTCGGGCGGCGGCACGCGGATCGCCGACGCCATCAGGAAGGCCGACGCGGTGCTCGCGGTGGGCTACGACATCGCCGAGCACGATCCCGCGAACTGGAACCCTGCAAGTGACAAGCGGATCGTCCACCTCGACTTCGAGCCCGCCGAGGTGTACGAACACTACAACCCGACCGTCGAGATCGTGTGTGACGTCTCCGCGGGCCTGCGCGCGATCCAGGGTCACGACGAGCCCATCGGCACCGATCCCGAGTGGTACGCCGGTATCCGCGAGGACGTCGTCGCCGACAAGTTCGATCGCCCCGACGGCGACGACGCCTTCACCGTCCGGCGTTCGCTTCCCCTCCTTCGGGACGCGATGGCCGACGAGGACGTCCTGCTCTCGGACACGGGCAGTCACAAGATGGCGATCGCTCAGGACTACCCGACCTACGAGCCGAACACCTGCATCATCTCCAACGGGCTGGCGACCATGGGGATCGCGGTCCCCGGTGCGGTCGCCGCCGATCTCGCGATCGACGGCAACGTGGTGGCCGCCACCGGCGACGGCGGCTTCCTGATGAACGCCGCCGAGATCGAGACCGCGACCAGGCTCGACTGCTCGTTCACGATCCTCCTCTACAACGACGACGACTACGGCCTGATCTCGGAGAAGCAGGCCGAGCATCGCGGCGAGAGCACCGGCACTCGCCTCACCAATCCGGACTTCGTCACCTTCGCCGAGAGCTTCGGGATCGAGGGCTACCGACCCGAGACCTGGGACGAACTCGACGCCGTTCTCGACCGCGTCGTCCCCGCCGACGAGATCGCGCTCGTCGAAGTGCCGGTGGAGTGA
- a CDS encoding 5'-deoxyadenosine deaminase: MLLAGTVVADARTVIHDGAVVVEGDRIEAVGNAAELEDRYPDHPTAAYDVLAPGLVGGHVHSVQSLGRGIADDTALLDWLFEYILPMEATLDGDQMEAAAKLGYLELIESGTTTCIDHLSVSHAGRAFEAAGELGIRGRLGKVLMDQESPDGLLEETDAGLDESERLIREYHGAFDDRIRYAVTPRFAVSCTEECLRGTRELADRYDGVRIHTHASENEDEIATVERETGHRNIHWLDEVGITGEDVVLAHCVHTDETEREVLAATGTHVTYCPSSNMKLASGIAPIPDYLDRGINVALGNDGPPCNNTLDPFTEMRQASLLQKVDALDPTSTPAETVFEMATINGADAAGFEEVGKLAEGWKADIVGLTTDLTRATPLHDVLSHLVFAAHGDDVAFTMVDGEVLYEGGELTVADAHAIREEARAVDLDLDAVVDEPVP, encoded by the coding sequence ATGCTACTGGCTGGCACCGTCGTCGCCGACGCGCGGACAGTCATCCACGACGGTGCGGTCGTCGTCGAGGGCGACCGGATCGAGGCCGTCGGCAACGCAGCGGAGCTGGAGGATCGCTACCCCGACCACCCGACCGCGGCGTACGACGTGCTCGCACCGGGGCTGGTCGGCGGCCACGTCCACTCGGTCCAGAGTTTGGGGCGAGGGATCGCGGACGACACCGCGCTGCTGGACTGGCTGTTCGAGTACATCCTCCCGATGGAGGCGACCCTCGACGGCGATCAGATGGAGGCCGCCGCGAAGCTCGGCTACCTCGAACTCATCGAGAGCGGAACGACGACGTGTATCGATCACCTCTCGGTCTCGCATGCCGGCCGCGCGTTCGAGGCCGCCGGCGAGCTGGGGATCCGCGGGCGGCTCGGGAAGGTCCTCATGGATCAGGAGTCGCCCGACGGACTCCTCGAAGAGACCGACGCCGGCCTCGACGAGAGCGAGCGACTCATCCGGGAGTATCACGGTGCGTTCGACGACCGGATCAGATACGCGGTGACGCCCCGATTCGCGGTGAGCTGCACGGAGGAGTGTCTCCGCGGCACGCGCGAGCTCGCCGACCGCTACGACGGCGTCCGGATCCACACCCACGCCAGCGAGAACGAAGACGAGATCGCGACCGTCGAGCGCGAGACCGGCCACCGCAACATCCACTGGCTCGACGAGGTCGGAATCACCGGCGAGGACGTCGTGCTCGCCCACTGTGTCCACACCGACGAGACCGAGCGCGAGGTGCTCGCCGCAACCGGCACCCACGTCACCTACTGCCCGTCCTCGAACATGAAGCTCGCCTCGGGGATCGCGCCGATCCCGGACTACCTCGATCGCGGGATCAACGTCGCGCTCGGCAACGACGGGCCGCCCTGCAACAACACCCTCGACCCGTTCACCGAGATGCGCCAGGCGAGCCTGCTCCAGAAGGTCGACGCGCTCGATCCCACGAGCACGCCCGCCGAGACGGTGTTCGAGATGGCGACGATCAACGGTGCGGACGCCGCCGGGTTCGAGGAGGTCGGCAAACTCGCGGAGGGGTGGAAGGCCGACATCGTCGGACTCACGACCGACCTGACGCGTGCGACGCCGCTGCACGACGTGCTCTCACACCTCGTGTTCGCGGCCCACGGCGACGACGTCGCGTTCACGATGGTCGACGGCGAGGTGCTCTACGAGGGCGGCGAACTCACGGTCGCCGACGCCCACGCGATCCGCGAGGAGGCTCGTGCCGTGGACCTCGACCTCGACGCGGTCGTCGATGAGCCGGTTCCATGA